In Hyphomicrobiales bacterium, the sequence GCCGGATCGGAGCCGTCCGCGTTGGCCTTCGCATGAGGATGTGGGCGGCTCCGCAAAAAAAAAATCGAAAAAAGATTCCCGGCGTTGTCGATTCCGGCCGCGCCCGTTCGACGTGCAGTCAGAGAACGGGTTTCGGCGGCTTTCGCCGGAGCAGTCCGGTTCTCCCAAACCCAAGGAGAAAACCGATGCGTGTGATGGTTCTGGTCAAGGCGAGCAAGGACAGCGAAGCCGGCGTGATGCCGGGCGAAGAGCTGCTGACCCGGATGGGTGCCTATAACGAGGAACTGGTGAAGGCCGGCATCATGCTGGCCGGCGACGGCCTGCATCCGAGCGCGAAGGGCATCCGCATGCGCTTCTCGGGTAGCGAGCGGGCGATCACCGATGGTCCTTTCGCCGAAACGAAGGAGCTGCTCTGCGGCTTCTGGATCTGGCAGGTGAAGTCCTTCGACGAAGCGGTCGAATGGCTGAAGCGCGCGCCCTTCGACGATGGCGCTGAGATCGAATTGCGCCGCATCTTCGAGATGGAGGATTTCGGCGAGGCGCTGACGCCCGAACTGCGCGAGCAGGAAGACCGCCTGCGCGCCGAGACGGCGAAGCTCGCCGGTTGAACGACAGACATCCCGAAACCCAATCCAGGCGGGAGCAGTGTCTCCGCTTTTCCAAGGAGAAAACAGATGCGTTTCATGGTGATGGTCAAGGCGACCCAGGACAGCGAAGCCGGCGCGCCGCCGACCCAGGAACTGCTCGAAGCGATGATGGCCTACAATGAAGAGCTGGTGAAAGCCGGCATCATGAAGGGCGGCGACGGCCTGCAGCCCAGCTCGAAGGGCGCTCGCGTCCAGTTCGATGGCGCCAAGCGCTCCGTCGTCGACGGGCCCTTCGCCGAGACCAAGGAGCTCGTCGC encodes:
- a CDS encoding YciI family protein, which encodes MRVMVLVKASKDSEAGVMPGEELLTRMGAYNEELVKAGIMLAGDGLHPSAKGIRMRFSGSERAITDGPFAETKELLCGFWIWQVKSFDEAVEWLKRAPFDDGAEIELRRIFEMEDFGEALTPELREQEDRLRAETAKLAG
- a CDS encoding YCII domain-containing protein; this translates as MRFMVMVKATQDSEAGAPPTQELLEAMMAYNEELVKAGIMKGGDGLQPSSKGARVQFDGAKRSVVDGPFAETKELVAGYWLWECASLDEAIAWVKRCPNPMPGPSEIEIRPLFELADFGEIVTPETAAQWDRLKAESEGQG